The following nucleotide sequence is from Endozoicomonas sp. GU-1.
GTTGATCGCCCAATAAAAAGAAAGGCCATCTCCTGTGGGAGAGGGCCTTGCCAAAGAGCAAAAAAACGGGAAATCACTCAGCCAGTTTCTTTTCCAGATAGTGAATACTGACACCGCCTTCTTTGAAGTGAGGATCAGTCACCAACGTCTGATGAAGAGGAATATTGGTTTTAATCCCTTCAATAACGGTTTCATCCAGTGCGTTCTTCATCCGGATAAGAGCCGTTTCACGATCCGGACCATAACTGATGATCTTGGCGATCAGGGAGTCATAGTAAGGGGGAACGCTGTAGCCGTTGTACAGATGGCTATCCACGCGAACACCGTTACCACCCGGTGCATGGAACTGCAAAACCTTGCCTGGTGATGGCATAAAGGTTTTTGGATCTTCGGCGTTGATACGACATTCGAAGGCGTGGCCTTTGAGTTCGATATCGTCCTGTTCAACGCTCAGAGGCAGGCCGCTGGCAATTCTCAGCTGCTCTTTGACAATATCAATGCCGCTGATCAGTTCGGTCACCGGGTGCTCAACCTGAACCCGGGTGTTCATTTCAATGAAATAGAACTCACCGTTTTCATACAGGAATTCAAAGGTTCCAGCGCCTTTGTAGCCCAGCTCAATGCAGGCACGGGTACAGGCACTGGCCACTTCCTGACGCTTCTCTTCCGGAATGCCGGGCGCAGGTGCTTCTTCAATAACCTTCTGATGACGACGTTGCAAAGAGCAGTCGCGGTCACCCAGATGAATGGCGTTACCCTGGCCATCGGCCAGCACCTGGAACTCCACATGACGTGGGTTTTGCAGGAATTTCTCCAGGTAAACCGTATCATTGTTGAATGCCGCACCGGCTTCTGATTTGGTCAGGGCGACGGAGCTGATCAGGTCTTCTTCGTTGTAGACCACGCGCATACCGCGGCCACCGCCACCGCCGGCAGCCTTGATGATCACCGGATAACCAATATCCCGGGCAATAGCCATGGTGCGGCTGTGATCGTCAGTGAGAGAGCCATTAGAGCCAGGAACCGTGGGAACACCGGCTTTCTGCATGGCTTTGATCGCTGAGACTTTGTCCCCCATCAGGCGGATAACGTCGGCAGAAGGCCCGATAAAGGTAAAGCCACTGCGTTCTACCTGTTCAGCAAAATCTGCATTTTCTGACAGGAAGCCGTAACCCGGGTGAATCGCGGTGGCGTGAGTCACCTCGGCGGCACTGATGATGGCAGGAATATTGAGATAGCTGTCTGCCGGGTTGTTTGGACCGATACAGACGGACTCATCCGCCAGGTGCAGATGCATAAGGTCAGCATCGGCCTTGGAGTGAACCGCAACGGTCTTGATGCCCAGCTCTTTGCAGGCCCTTAATATTCTGAGAGCAATTTCGCCCCGGTTGGCTATTACGACTTTATCGAGCATAACGCGATTCTCAGGCGATTATCAGACAATAGTGAACAGGGGCTGGTCGAACTCAACAGGCTGACCATTCTCTACCAGAACGGCATCAATAGTGCCGGATTTGTCCGCCTTGATCTGATTCATCATCTTCATGGCTTCAACAATGCAGAGTACATCACCTTCCTTAACCTGCTGGCCGACTTTGGCGAAGTCAGGCGCATCCGGTGACGGAGCACCGTAGAAAGTACCAACCATGGGAGACTTGACCTGATGGCCCGAAACGACAGGCTCAGCAATAGCAGGTGCAGCTGCTTCAGTGGCAGCGGGGGCAGCAGCCGGAGCCGGGGCTGGTGCAGCAGCCGGATAGGCAATGGGGGCGGCGGCTACAGGTGCATTTTTCGAGTAACGGCTGATACGAACGGACTCTTCACCCTCATGGATTTCGAGCTCATCAATACCTGATTCTTCCAGCAGCTCAATGAGCTTTTTTACTTTTCTGATATCCATTGTCAGTCTCAAATGCGTGTACTGGCAGCTCTGGCTGGCCAGTCTGGTTGATTTTGCGAAAAATCGAACACTCTACTTGGCGAGTGCAGGATCCCCGTTGGTCAGTTTTTGCCTGACAGTGCCACTGTTTAAGAGGGGTTAAGGCAGTTGCACTGTGATTAACATAAATCAGAACGTTGTCCTGTGTTGGAGTCGCGTTCTGAAAAAAAGCTCGCGTTCTTATGGCTCCGGCTGTCTGGCAAGCCTGTCAACTGCGGCAGACAGTGCCATTTCGTAGCCTTTAGGTCCCAGTCCGGCAATAACCCCTTCAGCAACGTCACTGAAATAAGAGTGATGACGGAAAGGCTCCCTGCAATGGATGTTCGAAAGGTGTACTTCAATAAATGGAATAGCAACCCCAAGCAGTGCGTCCCGCAGTGCCACACTGGTGTGAGTGAAAGCGGCCGGGTTGATGATAATAAAGCGGACGCCATCTTTGCCTGCCTGATGAATACGATCTATCAGTAGATGTTCCGCATTGCTTTGAAAGCTTTCCAGCTGAAGGCCTGCATCAGTAGCCAGCTGGACAAGGTTCTGGCAGATCTGTTCAAGCGTGGTTGCACCGTAAACACCGGGCTCTCGAGTGCCAAGCAAATTCAGGTTTGGACCATTGAGCACAAGAATGTCAGCCATGTTTATCCTCTTAAGACCCCAATGGTCACCGTTGCGACCCTGACCAATGGGAGAGCTTCAGTAGTCAGCCTGCTTTGGTTAACCTGGCTACGCCGTTAACCTTTGAAATACATCGCAATCGTTATTGATCTGGCATTTTGCCCCATTGTCAAGAGTGCGTCCAGTTTGTGCGTGTTACAGGAGGTTAACGACAGTTACGAAGCATTTCATGCCAGTTTCAGACAAGTTCAGACATCTGTAGTTGTTCCGGAGGCTGTCAGCAGTTTCGTCAGCTTTTGATGCAGCTGCAAGGCGGTGATTTCACCCTGG
It contains:
- the accC gene encoding acetyl-CoA carboxylase biotin carboxylase subunit, whose amino-acid sequence is MLDKVVIANRGEIALRILRACKELGIKTVAVHSKADADLMHLHLADESVCIGPNNPADSYLNIPAIISAAEVTHATAIHPGYGFLSENADFAEQVERSGFTFIGPSADVIRLMGDKVSAIKAMQKAGVPTVPGSNGSLTDDHSRTMAIARDIGYPVIIKAAGGGGGRGMRVVYNEEDLISSVALTKSEAGAAFNNDTVYLEKFLQNPRHVEFQVLADGQGNAIHLGDRDCSLQRRHQKVIEEAPAPGIPEEKRQEVASACTRACIELGYKGAGTFEFLYENGEFYFIEMNTRVQVEHPVTELISGIDIVKEQLRIASGLPLSVEQDDIELKGHAFECRINAEDPKTFMPSPGKVLQFHAPGGNGVRVDSHLYNGYSVPPYYDSLIAKIISYGPDRETALIRMKNALDETVIEGIKTNIPLHQTLVTDPHFKEGGVSIHYLEKKLAE
- the accB gene encoding acetyl-CoA carboxylase biotin carboxyl carrier protein; translation: MDIRKVKKLIELLEESGIDELEIHEGEESVRISRYSKNAPVAAAPIAYPAAAPAPAPAAAPAATEAAAPAIAEPVVSGHQVKSPMVGTFYGAPSPDAPDFAKVGQQVKEGDVLCIVEAMKMMNQIKADKSGTIDAVLVENGQPVEFDQPLFTIV
- the aroQ gene encoding type II 3-dehydroquinate dehydratase is translated as MADILVLNGPNLNLLGTREPGVYGATTLEQICQNLVQLATDAGLQLESFQSNAEHLLIDRIHQAGKDGVRFIIINPAAFTHTSVALRDALLGVAIPFIEVHLSNIHCREPFRHHSYFSDVAEGVIAGLGPKGYEMALSAAVDRLARQPEP